The Tenacibaculum jejuense genome includes a window with the following:
- a CDS encoding Ig-like domain-containing protein, producing MKTRNRIVKSMLLLFIFQISIGCGGSDSENPPNTNDNPVAQDDVLTVEENSNSGTSNQINVTSNDEIGTDGGDDDNYEISMQPEKGTITEVSDGVFEYIPEANYFGTDSFTYKITDKDGDSDTAKVNVTINKHTLTADDFNNINPDFPSFTSIDDTTPNDKKWVKLETMSDEFDAWDNTKWFKSTWNYGVPVFMSESADNSGVTDGKLWIKATLNESNPEDRWFQTARIHSKAETKYPMYTEARIQTAHISAYNTFWLNNGDINNRDEIDIIENNSKPSCGCQPDFPNQMNAQYFQADENKTPQTVRNKGNYLISDLSSVNPLKNVGWNEGYHTYGVWWKDEKNIQFYLDGEPAGSVTVGEHEDGNTYDRKFTRELEIIFDLWTSDANWLGGLPPKSDLGDNSINTMKIDWVRTWKLEDK from the coding sequence ATGAAAACACGTAATAGAATAGTAAAATCAATGTTGTTGCTATTTATATTCCAAATATCAATTGGTTGTGGAGGTTCAGATTCAGAAAACCCACCAAATACAAATGATAATCCTGTAGCGCAAGATGATGTATTAACTGTTGAAGAGAATAGTAATTCAGGAACTTCAAATCAAATCAATGTGACAAGCAATGATGAAATTGGAACAGATGGTGGAGATGATGATAATTATGAAATTTCAATGCAACCAGAAAAAGGAACAATAACAGAAGTTAGTGATGGTGTATTCGAATATATTCCAGAGGCAAACTACTTCGGAACAGATTCATTCACTTATAAAATAACAGATAAAGATGGCGATTCAGATACGGCTAAGGTGAATGTAACTATCAATAAACACACATTAACTGCAGATGATTTTAATAATATAAATCCAGATTTTCCTTCATTTACATCAATAGACGATACTACTCCAAATGATAAAAAATGGGTGAAATTAGAAACAATGTCAGACGAATTTGATGCTTGGGACAATACAAAGTGGTTTAAGTCTACATGGAATTATGGAGTGCCAGTATTTATGTCAGAATCTGCTGATAATTCTGGTGTTACTGACGGTAAATTATGGATCAAAGCAACTTTAAATGAAAGTAATCCAGAAGATAGATGGTTTCAAACTGCAAGAATTCATTCAAAAGCAGAAACGAAATATCCAATGTATACAGAAGCAAGAATTCAAACAGCGCACATTTCTGCGTACAATACATTTTGGTTAAACAACGGAGATATTAATAATAGAGATGAAATTGATATTATAGAAAATAACTCAAAACCTTCTTGTGGTTGTCAACCAGATTTTCCAAATCAAATGAACGCACAATATTTTCAGGCTGATGAGAATAAAACACCACAAACAGTTCGTAACAAAGGAAATTACCTAATATCAGATCTATCTTCAGTAAATCCTTTAAAAAATGTAGGTTGGAATGAAGGTTATCATACTTATGGAGTTTGGTGGAAAGATGAAAAAAATATTCAGTTTTATTTAGATGGAGAACCAGCAGGAAGTGTTACTGTTGGAGAACATGAAGATGGAAATACTTATGATAGAAAATTTACAAGAGAATTAGAGATTATTTTCGATTTATGGACCAGCGACGCAAATTGGCTTGGTGGATTGCCACCGAAAAGTGATTTAGGAGACAATTCAATTAATACTATGAAAATTGATTGGGTTAGAACTTGGAAACTGGAGGATAAATAG
- a CDS encoding glycoside hydrolase family 2 protein: MKNISQDEKEKMSRKGINSNEKIVFDLSGNNWQMEGIRPGEGVKTGFHELNFDITGDSFNWIYAKVPGDVYTDLWRAGRLDDPHFGRNSLKAKWVPENEWWYKRQFDVPREMFEKRIQLVFDGVDFACDVWLNGEFLGTHEGMFSKFKFDVSKVIRFENLRFGTNVLMVRLHPAPRRYSQVAGRKPAWHGDYWVSLPPTGIWKPVYLEAMGNVTVEDTYVKLSILSKNSAKLNIEVELENHTDQSKKLELQIDVEGENFDSKIYRISKEINVDTGIQKLDVDLVIDEAKLWWPWDLGDQNLYKAKVTVLEGENLHDTTETTFGIREIKMEHNPGFTREQVENPWTVMINGKRHFMRSGTWGGPPDIFMGRAHKSKYEELIRLAKEANFNNLRIFGWHPEEIPYFYELCNRAGITVWQDVLPLASLSLPKEEEFKKAVFEEAIASVKEQRNHPCIVLLEGSEELFMTASDPQHNLNFVNELGEAIKPYTSLYYIPSSPLSDEVGLNLGFKPNESYHANDLFYGEGEFVMEDYFPSLDYAVIPELAISSCPNVESIKKFIPEDEIWPPGPSWGHHWTDFDALRTLNFEVLGDQSRDGFEKFVEATQIAQGVIFQYALEHFRTRKPKTSAICICHYITFAPDMKWGIVDYYQEKKLSFDYVKKAYQPVLITMKHDNRRWLPGEEFIGELWIVNDYYKSFKNSKTMIKFLDANKSVVKQEFYEIDQILGDSSKKFIDVSCGVPGKLGDKFYVEINLVNENGQELSANDYMLLVADKKKDKETLKAIGKEAFDIKQKYGWANYFRYYPSLGGETGYKEADEVMPVARGFEK, from the coding sequence ATGAAAAATATTAGTCAAGACGAAAAAGAGAAAATGAGTAGAAAAGGAATTAATTCCAATGAAAAAATTGTTTTCGATTTAAGTGGAAACAATTGGCAAATGGAAGGAATTCGACCAGGAGAAGGAGTAAAAACTGGCTTTCATGAACTTAACTTTGATATCACAGGAGATTCGTTTAATTGGATTTACGCCAAAGTCCCAGGAGATGTTTATACAGATTTATGGAGAGCAGGAAGATTAGACGATCCACATTTTGGTAGAAATAGTTTAAAAGCAAAATGGGTTCCAGAGAACGAATGGTGGTATAAACGTCAGTTCGATGTTCCAAGAGAAATGTTTGAAAAAAGAATTCAATTGGTTTTTGATGGAGTTGATTTTGCTTGTGATGTTTGGTTGAATGGAGAGTTTTTAGGAACTCATGAAGGAATGTTCTCTAAATTTAAATTTGATGTTTCAAAAGTCATTCGTTTCGAGAATTTACGTTTCGGAACAAATGTGTTAATGGTTCGTTTGCATCCAGCTCCAAGACGATATAGTCAGGTTGCCGGAAGAAAGCCAGCTTGGCACGGAGATTATTGGGTAAGTTTACCTCCAACAGGAATTTGGAAACCAGTGTATTTAGAAGCTATGGGGAATGTTACTGTTGAAGATACTTACGTAAAGCTTTCAATTCTTTCTAAAAATTCTGCAAAGCTTAACATTGAAGTTGAATTAGAAAACCATACAGATCAATCGAAAAAACTAGAACTTCAAATAGATGTTGAAGGAGAAAATTTCGATTCAAAAATTTATAGAATTTCAAAAGAAATAAATGTTGATACAGGAATACAAAAGCTTGATGTTGATTTAGTTATTGATGAAGCAAAACTTTGGTGGCCTTGGGATTTAGGAGATCAAAATCTCTACAAAGCGAAAGTAACTGTTTTAGAAGGTGAAAATTTACACGATACTACTGAAACAACTTTCGGAATTAGAGAGATTAAAATGGAACATAATCCAGGTTTTACTAGAGAGCAAGTAGAAAATCCTTGGACAGTTATGATTAACGGTAAACGCCACTTTATGCGTTCAGGAACTTGGGGCGGACCACCAGATATTTTTATGGGAAGAGCGCATAAAAGTAAATATGAAGAGTTAATTAGATTAGCAAAAGAAGCAAATTTTAATAATCTAAGAATTTTCGGTTGGCATCCAGAAGAGATTCCGTATTTCTATGAATTATGCAACAGAGCAGGGATTACAGTTTGGCAAGATGTTTTACCATTAGCAAGTTTGTCGCTTCCTAAAGAAGAAGAGTTTAAAAAGGCAGTTTTCGAAGAAGCAATTGCTTCTGTTAAAGAACAAAGAAATCATCCTTGTATCGTTTTATTAGAAGGTTCAGAAGAGTTATTCATGACAGCTTCTGATCCGCAACACAATCTTAACTTCGTGAATGAATTAGGAGAAGCCATAAAACCATACACTTCTTTGTACTATATTCCGTCTTCGCCTTTAAGTGATGAAGTTGGTTTAAATCTAGGTTTCAAACCTAATGAAAGTTACCACGCTAATGATTTATTCTATGGAGAAGGAGAGTTTGTAATGGAAGATTATTTTCCAAGTTTAGATTATGCGGTTATTCCAGAATTAGCCATTTCATCTTGTCCGAATGTAGAAAGTATTAAAAAGTTTATTCCTGAAGATGAAATTTGGCCACCAGGACCAAGTTGGGGACATCATTGGACAGATTTTGATGCATTACGAACATTGAATTTTGAAGTATTAGGAGATCAATCTAGAGATGGTTTCGAAAAGTTTGTAGAAGCTACTCAAATTGCGCAAGGTGTCATCTTTCAATATGCATTAGAACATTTCAGAACTAGAAAACCTAAAACTAGTGCCATTTGTATTTGTCATTACATCACATTTGCACCAGATATGAAATGGGGAATTGTAGATTATTACCAAGAAAAGAAATTATCATTCGATTATGTAAAAAAAGCATATCAGCCGGTTTTAATTACAATGAAACATGATAACAGACGTTGGTTACCTGGAGAAGAATTTATAGGAGAATTATGGATTGTAAATGATTATTACAAATCATTTAAAAACTCTAAAACAATGATCAAATTTTTAGATGCAAACAAATCTGTAGTGAAACAAGAGTTTTATGAAATTGATCAAATTTTAGGTGATAGTTCGAAAAAGTTCATAGATGTTTCTTGTGGTGTGCCAGGGAAATTAGGAGATAAATTCTATGTAGAAATTAATCTGGTAAATGAGAACGGACAAGAATTATCAGCCAATGATTACATGTTGTTAGTAGCAGATAAAAAGAAAGATAAAGAAACATTAAAAGCAATTGGTAAAGAGGCTTTTGATATAAAACAGAAATACGGTTGGGCGAATTATTTTAGATATTATCCGAGTTTAGGTGGAGAGACTGGTTATAAAGAAGCAGATGAAGTAATGCCTGTAGCTAGAGGATTTGAAAAATAA
- a CDS encoding beta-galactosidase — MKMKFSLQYVLVAASLIILLSCNHQSQQEEKEHKLVLFDFENIQQKSHIRAQDATFEFVEETNNNYIKVNNGFTIKEPGVKLLAEKASPWNLSSYFQVKADVKNIGEEDIQVEMFVGNDPNLLLRWYCSDYVDLKPGEAKTIVVDLAWTPWINKPQIEFKGMNGAPGKIKADLTKVTEITFNSRYATKRNNFTVDNVRAVGKYEEKDANNFFPFIDEFGQYKHADWKGKIHSKKELIAKANKELKVLEASKGAPNIGKYGGWTAGPKLKATGFFRTEKVNGKWWMVDPEGNLFWTAGLNCVSSSSVATGITERENYFSSMPSKDEKLGQFYQETKFVPNHGFYFDKVPYTTYNFYQSNLYRKYGDNWKEKFQDIAHKRIKDWGMNTIGFMSDFGATRQGRTPYVGSIWIKETPKILGSKGYWGPMHDVFDPNFRKAVQESIQSQKEGANDPWCIGYFIDNELSWGLLGSLSVGTLKSPADQPAKIEFINDLKAKYVSIEKLNKKWGAKYTSWSNMLEVTDEPNVKLAEEDLLVFYKKIADTYFKIVHNEIKKVAPHQNYLGCRFAWANNDVVLSTASKYLDIMSFNKYEYSVEKFSLPKDVDKPVMIGEFHFGANDRGSFHVGVKKAKNQAERGQMYQDYIQGALRNPYIIGAHWFQYIDEPNTGRFDGENYNVGFIDVCDNPFEEVIEKVKETTYNMYEYRRDHHLK; from the coding sequence ATGAAAATGAAGTTCTCTTTACAGTATGTGTTAGTTGCAGCAAGTTTAATTATACTTTTAAGCTGTAACCATCAATCTCAACAAGAAGAAAAAGAGCATAAATTGGTATTGTTTGACTTTGAAAATATCCAGCAAAAATCACATATAAGAGCTCAAGATGCAACTTTTGAATTTGTAGAAGAAACTAACAATAATTACATAAAAGTCAATAACGGATTTACTATAAAAGAACCAGGAGTAAAGTTGTTGGCAGAGAAAGCGTCTCCATGGAATTTATCTAGCTATTTTCAGGTAAAAGCAGATGTAAAGAATATCGGAGAAGAAGATATTCAAGTAGAAATGTTTGTTGGTAACGATCCTAATTTATTGTTACGTTGGTATTGTTCTGATTATGTTGATTTAAAACCTGGTGAAGCAAAAACAATAGTGGTTGATTTAGCTTGGACACCATGGATTAACAAACCGCAAATAGAATTCAAGGGAATGAATGGAGCGCCAGGGAAAATCAAAGCAGATTTAACCAAAGTGACAGAAATTACATTCAATTCAAGATATGCAACAAAACGAAACAACTTCACAGTTGATAATGTAAGAGCTGTAGGGAAATATGAAGAAAAAGATGCAAATAATTTCTTCCCATTTATAGATGAATTTGGTCAGTACAAACATGCCGATTGGAAAGGTAAAATCCATTCTAAAAAAGAACTAATTGCAAAGGCAAATAAAGAATTAAAAGTTTTAGAGGCTAGTAAAGGAGCACCGAATATTGGAAAATATGGAGGTTGGACAGCCGGACCAAAACTTAAAGCTACAGGTTTTTTTAGAACTGAAAAAGTGAATGGGAAATGGTGGATGGTTGATCCGGAAGGAAATTTATTTTGGACTGCCGGTTTAAATTGTGTGTCATCTAGTTCAGTCGCTACAGGAATTACAGAAAGAGAAAATTATTTTTCTTCAATGCCAAGTAAAGATGAAAAATTAGGTCAGTTTTATCAAGAAACCAAGTTTGTTCCTAATCATGGTTTTTATTTCGATAAGGTTCCTTACACTACGTACAATTTTTATCAAAGTAACCTCTACAGAAAATATGGAGATAATTGGAAAGAAAAATTTCAAGATATCGCTCATAAAAGAATTAAAGATTGGGGAATGAATACCATCGGATTCATGTCTGATTTTGGAGCAACACGACAAGGAAGAACTCCATACGTAGGTTCAATTTGGATTAAAGAAACACCAAAAATTTTAGGTTCAAAAGGATATTGGGGACCAATGCACGATGTTTTCGATCCAAACTTCAGAAAAGCTGTTCAAGAATCTATTCAAAGTCAAAAAGAAGGCGCCAACGATCCTTGGTGTATAGGATATTTTATAGATAACGAATTGTCTTGGGGACTTTTAGGTTCGCTTTCAGTAGGAACATTAAAAAGTCCAGCTGATCAACCTGCTAAAATTGAATTCATTAATGATTTAAAAGCTAAATATGTAAGCATAGAAAAGCTCAATAAAAAGTGGGGAGCAAAATATACTTCATGGAGCAATATGTTAGAAGTCACAGATGAACCTAACGTAAAGTTAGCAGAAGAAGATTTGTTAGTTTTCTATAAAAAAATAGCAGATACATATTTTAAAATTGTTCATAACGAAATTAAAAAAGTTGCACCTCATCAAAACTATTTGGGTTGTCGTTTTGCTTGGGCAAATAACGATGTGGTTTTGTCTACTGCGAGTAAGTATTTAGACATCATGAGTTTCAATAAATACGAATACAGTGTAGAAAAATTCTCATTACCTAAAGATGTAGACAAACCAGTAATGATTGGTGAGTTTCACTTTGGGGCTAATGACAGAGGAAGTTTCCATGTTGGGGTAAAAAAAGCAAAAAATCAAGCTGAACGAGGTCAAATGTATCAAGATTATATTCAAGGAGCATTACGAAATCCATATATCATTGGCGCACATTGGTTTCAGTATATAGATGAACCCAATACAGGTCGTTTTGATGGCGAAAATTATAATGTTGGTTTTATAGATGTTTGCGATAATCCTTTTGAAGAAGTTATTGAAAAAGTGAAAGAAACCACCTACAACATGTATGAATATCGAAGAGATCATCATTTAAAATAA
- a CDS encoding sugar porter family MFS transporter — protein sequence MSSKQLYIVRIAAIVALGGFLLGFDASVISGVVRFIEPEFNLSKLQLGWAVSSITLTAALGMLIAGPMSDKYGRRKLLKYAALLFTVSAVGSGLAGNFFWLIIFRLIGGLAVGASLIIAPMYIAEIAPAEKRGQLVSINQLNIVLGISIAFFTNYLILKWGETDAEWVKILGLKEWNWRWMLGIEAVPAIFYFLGLFLVPRSPRWLIIQDRKEEALAVIEKVISKEEAQNQVAEVTQSILEDKNKEKSKISDLFSKSMRKVITIGLIVGIFQQIVGINAVLFYAPMIFEQTGIGTDASFVQAVLVGFTNLIFTVLAIFTIDKLGRKPLLIIGMAGIAICLFLLSYGFNSATYSLDADAIESLPETLQKDKLLTIQGKVFENDLEFKKEISLLLGEKEYKLHEGAIASVGTHMNTILILIGIIGFVGSFAMSIGPVMWVLFSELFPNKIRGLAISFVGLINLAVSFLVQLLFPWQLSALGSTKTFLIYGLFALIGFAFVWFKVPETKGKSLEELEEILVKQ from the coding sequence ATGTCTAGTAAACAATTATACATAGTCCGTATTGCAGCAATTGTTGCATTAGGAGGTTTTCTCTTAGGATTTGACGCTTCAGTAATTTCTGGTGTAGTACGATTTATTGAACCAGAATTTAATTTATCAAAATTACAGTTAGGTTGGGCAGTGAGTTCAATTACACTTACAGCAGCTTTAGGTATGCTTATTGCTGGTCCGATGAGTGATAAATACGGAAGAAGAAAATTACTTAAATATGCGGCTTTATTGTTTACAGTTTCAGCTGTGGGATCTGGATTAGCAGGTAATTTTTTCTGGTTAATCATTTTTCGATTAATTGGTGGATTAGCTGTGGGAGCTTCTTTAATTATTGCTCCAATGTATATTGCTGAAATTGCTCCTGCTGAAAAACGAGGACAGTTAGTTTCAATCAATCAGTTAAATATTGTTTTAGGAATATCAATCGCATTTTTCACAAATTATCTCATTCTAAAGTGGGGAGAAACTGATGCAGAATGGGTAAAAATTCTCGGATTAAAAGAATGGAATTGGAGATGGATGTTAGGGATTGAAGCTGTTCCAGCAATCTTTTATTTTCTTGGATTATTTCTAGTGCCTAGAAGTCCGAGATGGTTAATTATTCAAGATAGAAAAGAAGAAGCATTAGCTGTTATAGAAAAAGTAATTTCAAAAGAAGAAGCTCAAAATCAAGTAGCAGAAGTAACACAAAGTATTCTAGAAGATAAAAATAAAGAGAAATCAAAAATATCTGATCTCTTTAGTAAATCTATGCGTAAAGTAATTACGATAGGTTTAATCGTGGGAATTTTTCAGCAAATTGTAGGAATCAATGCTGTATTATTTTATGCTCCAATGATTTTTGAACAAACAGGAATTGGAACCGATGCTTCTTTTGTGCAAGCTGTTTTAGTTGGTTTTACAAATTTGATCTTTACAGTTTTAGCAATTTTTACAATTGACAAATTAGGAAGAAAACCATTATTAATTATTGGAATGGCTGGTATTGCTATTTGTTTGTTTTTATTGAGTTACGGATTTAACTCTGCTACGTATTCATTAGATGCAGATGCAATTGAAAGTTTACCAGAAACGCTTCAGAAAGATAAATTACTTACAATTCAAGGTAAAGTATTTGAAAATGATCTTGAATTCAAAAAAGAAATTTCCTTACTGTTAGGTGAAAAGGAATATAAGTTACACGAAGGAGCAATTGCAAGTGTAGGTACACATATGAATACAATTTTAATTCTTATCGGAATTATTGGTTTTGTAGGATCGTTTGCTATGTCAATTGGTCCAGTAATGTGGGTGTTGTTTTCAGAATTATTTCCTAATAAAATAAGAGGGTTAGCAATTTCATTTGTAGGATTAATAAATCTAGCTGTTTCATTTTTAGTACAACTACTTTTTCCGTGGCAATTATCTGCTTTAGGAAGTACTAAAACATTTTTAATCTACGGACTTTTCGCGCTTATTGGATTTGCTTTTGTGTGGTTTAAAGTACCAGAAACAAAAGGAAAATCATTAGAAGAGTTAGAAGAAATTCTAGTAAAGCAATAG
- a CDS encoding bifunctional 4-hydroxy-2-oxoglutarate aldolase/2-dehydro-3-deoxy-phosphogluconate aldolase, translated as MAKYSRLEVINTMINTGLVPLFYHEDINLSKQILKACYDGGARLLEFTSRGDFAHQVFEELNKYALEHLPGMILGVGSVTDVGSASLYMQLGANFIVTPVLREDIAKICNRRKVLWSPGCGSLTEIANAEELGCEIVKLFPGGIYGPNFVKAVKGPQPWTMIMPTGGVSTERENLEAWFKSGVTCVGIGSKLISKEMIQSKDFNKLEKTVKSTINLIKELKTTYNLKT; from the coding sequence GTGGCAAAGTATTCAAGATTAGAAGTAATAAATACCATGATAAATACGGGTTTAGTGCCACTTTTTTATCATGAAGATATCAATTTAAGCAAACAAATATTAAAAGCATGTTATGATGGAGGAGCACGATTATTAGAATTTACTAGTAGAGGTGATTTTGCACATCAAGTATTTGAAGAATTAAATAAATACGCATTAGAACATTTACCAGGAATGATATTAGGAGTCGGTTCTGTTACTGATGTAGGTTCTGCTTCTTTATACATGCAATTAGGAGCAAACTTTATCGTAACTCCTGTTTTAAGAGAAGATATAGCAAAGATTTGTAATAGGAGAAAAGTATTATGGTCTCCAGGCTGTGGAAGTTTAACTGAAATAGCAAACGCAGAAGAATTGGGTTGTGAAATTGTAAAACTATTCCCTGGAGGAATTTATGGTCCCAATTTCGTGAAAGCTGTAAAAGGACCTCAACCTTGGACGATGATTATGCCTACTGGTGGCGTATCTACAGAAAGAGAAAATTTAGAAGCTTGGTTCAAATCAGGTGTTACTTGTGTTGGTATCGGATCGAAATTAATTTCTAAAGAAATGATACAAAGTAAAGATTTTAACAAGCTAGAGAAAACAGTAAAATCAACAATCAATTTAATAAAAGAATTAAAAACAACCTATAATCTAAAAACTTAA
- a CDS encoding sugar kinase, translating into MKKVVTFGEILLRLSPPGYLRFSQANSLDVQFGGGEANTAVSLANYGVNVDFITRIPDNDIAQCALMEMRKRGVGTNNIIYGGDRLGIYFLENGAVSRGSKVVYDRENSAMSQIKKGMIDWDFVLKDATWFHWCGITPAISQSAAEACLEAVKAASAKGITISTDFNYRAKLWKYCNHETRQKIMTELTSYSNIILGSEYDAKMFFNILPDEVSTTLNTSEKKKEEFLSVCKKIQEQFPIIKKIIKTERGSISASHNTWGGILFDGAKLYESPKYEITDIVDRVGGGDSFMGALIYVLLENMNDNQRALNFATAASCLKHTIKGDVNLMTVEEVEKLMEGDASGRVSR; encoded by the coding sequence ATGAAGAAAGTTGTAACATTTGGTGAAATTCTATTGCGATTATCACCTCCAGGATATTTAAGATTCTCTCAAGCTAACAGTTTGGATGTTCAGTTTGGAGGAGGTGAAGCCAATACTGCTGTTTCATTAGCTAATTATGGAGTTAACGTAGATTTTATTACGAGAATTCCAGATAATGATATTGCACAATGCGCTCTTATGGAAATGCGAAAAAGAGGTGTTGGCACCAATAATATCATTTACGGAGGAGATAGATTAGGTATTTATTTCTTAGAAAATGGAGCTGTAAGTAGAGGAAGTAAAGTTGTTTACGACAGAGAGAATTCTGCAATGTCTCAAATTAAAAAAGGAATGATCGATTGGGATTTTGTTTTAAAAGATGCAACTTGGTTTCATTGGTGTGGTATTACTCCGGCGATTTCTCAAAGTGCAGCTGAAGCTTGTTTAGAAGCAGTAAAAGCTGCTTCAGCAAAAGGAATAACTATTTCAACTGATTTTAATTACCGTGCAAAACTTTGGAAGTATTGTAATCATGAAACTCGACAAAAAATCATGACTGAATTAACTTCGTATAGTAATATCATTTTAGGTAGTGAATACGACGCAAAAATGTTCTTCAATATTCTTCCAGATGAAGTTTCAACAACATTAAATACATCAGAAAAAAAGAAAGAAGAGTTCTTATCTGTTTGTAAAAAAATACAAGAACAATTTCCAATAATAAAGAAGATTATAAAAACAGAACGCGGTTCTATATCAGCATCGCACAATACCTGGGGGGGGATTTTATTCGATGGTGCTAAATTATATGAATCTCCGAAGTATGAAATAACAGATATCGTAGATAGAGTTGGAGGAGGTGATTCTTTCATGGGAGCGTTAATTTATGTCTTATTAGAAAATATGAATGACAACCAAAGAGCATTAAACTTTGCTACGGCAGCATCTTGTTTAAAACATACAATTAAGGGAGATGTGAATTTAATGACTGTAGAAGAAGTTGAAAAACTCATGGAAGGTGACGCTTCAGGTAGAGTTTCAAGATAA
- a CDS encoding glycoside hydrolase family 117 protein, producing the protein MSNNITEQQLDFLGITNQDKLSAASKRALKWPIDLGNEWFFEYEVENLKGDLAYEEGVVRRDPSAMIKHDEKYFVWYSKSVGPTDGFAGDIEKEKVFPWDRCDLWYATSYDGITWKEEGVAVKRGEKGTYDDRSVFTPEVMEYDGKYYLVYQTVKSPYNVRVKNQVGLAWADSPHGPWTKSEEPILSPADNGVWQGDKDNRFMVEKKGDFDSHKVHDPCIIPYNNKFYLYYKGEQMGEAITFGGRQIRHGVAIADNPKGPYVKSEYNPISNSGHEICVWKYNGGIASLITTDGPEKNTVQWAPDGINFDIKAVVKGAPHAIGLNRTADIEKEPCEILRWGLTHEYMNDDYQYIRRFTTWKMKHHTAKGERGE; encoded by the coding sequence ATGAGTAACAATATAACAGAACAGCAGTTAGACTTTCTAGGAATAACAAATCAAGATAAGTTAAGTGCTGCCAGTAAAAGAGCACTAAAATGGCCGATTGATTTAGGTAATGAATGGTTTTTTGAATACGAAGTAGAAAATTTAAAAGGAGACTTAGCATACGAAGAAGGTGTTGTGAGAAGAGATCCTAGTGCAATGATAAAGCACGATGAAAAGTATTTCGTATGGTATTCTAAATCTGTTGGTCCAACAGATGGTTTTGCTGGAGATATAGAAAAGGAAAAAGTATTTCCATGGGACAGATGCGATCTTTGGTATGCCACTTCTTATGATGGAATCACATGGAAAGAAGAAGGTGTAGCAGTAAAAAGAGGAGAAAAAGGAACTTACGATGATAGATCTGTTTTCACTCCAGAAGTTATGGAATACGATGGTAAATATTACTTAGTGTATCAAACTGTAAAATCTCCATACAATGTTAGAGTTAAAAATCAAGTAGGTTTAGCTTGGGCAGATTCTCCACACGGACCTTGGACAAAATCGGAAGAACCAATTTTAAGTCCAGCTGATAATGGAGTTTGGCAAGGAGATAAAGACAATCGCTTTATGGTAGAAAAGAAAGGAGATTTCGATAGTCATAAAGTTCACGATCCATGTATTATTCCTTATAACAATAAGTTCTATTTGTACTACAAAGGAGAGCAAATGGGAGAAGCAATTACGTTTGGAGGAAGACAAATCAGGCATGGTGTTGCAATTGCAGATAATCCTAAAGGTCCTTATGTAAAGTCAGAATATAATCCAATTTCAAATAGTGGTCATGAGATTTGCGTTTGGAAATATAACGGAGGAATTGCTTCTTTAATAACGACTGATGGGCCAGAAAAAAATACGGTTCAATGGGCGCCAGACGGAATTAATTTTGACATCAAAGCTGTAGTAAAAGGCGCGCCTCATGCAATCGGATTGAATAGAACAGCAGATATAGAAAAAGAACCTTGTGAAATTCTTCGATGGGGATTAACTCATGAATATATGAATGACGATTATCAGTATATCAGAAGATTTACAACCTGGAAAATGAAACATCACACAGCAAAAGGAGAAAGGGGAGAATAG